Part of the Mya arenaria isolate MELC-2E11 chromosome 8, ASM2691426v1 genome, AACCTGTGCATTCTGCATACTGGGGTACCTCATCCTCATCAAATTGTGTAGAATGCAGCATGTATTGACAATCAGTCTCACTGTGGATGGACTGTGGTTCATCTTTGACAGGAGTATCTGAAATGACCGAAATAATGTCATGCGTAAAAAATAACGTGAAAAAattcttttataaatgaaataacagtCGAACTTCGATAGGTCGAACTCGGTTGGTTCGAATTTATGCTTATCGAACAAATTATTTATGGACCAAAACATAAAGGTTTTTGTTGTGTAAGCACGTTATATTAGTTGCAGGGAATAGTCCTTGGAACTTCGAGCTAGCGAAGTTCGACTGTATGTTTGgcaaaaaaagataattaccTGGAATCGATTGGCCAAAATGCCAAAGGCGTTTTCTGATACCCTCCTAGCCCTGGATAACCGGTAGTTGAGAATTCTTTTCTCTCCGGTCAGGGCTCTCACTCCATAGGGTTTCTGCATGTGCTCACTGAGGCTGAAGACGTCATCCCCCACCAAGAAAAAGTACATGTCGACTGTGTCATTGGGAAAGGGCTGTGGGTCTGAAACTCCAATGGAACCATCATACATCATCTCCAGGAATTCTGATGCATTATAGATCCTGGCATCTCCACTTGAACCATAtcctgaaaatacaaaatgataagaAAGTGTCAGTATACATTGAAAATAGcaatacttataatatataattaataatcaatatataatttatataattacaaatgtAGTAAAATTTATGTGGTCTTATACTCACCACCGACGTCACACCACACGAACTTGTAGTCTGAGTCGACAATGGCAAGTAAGATAATGCTGTAGAAACccctataattataatataaggaACCAGAGCTGGCAGGCTTTCTGATGGCTATATGTTTGCCATCAATGGCAGCAACACAATTTGGAAAGTTCCACTTCTTGAGGAACCCATCAGCCAGTTGTTTCCATTCTTTAGGTGTGGAGGGGGCTGTCATAACCTCATCAACATAATATTATTCCTCACATGACAGACTTCTCTAACTACTTCAGAGAGCGTATTCTCAGCGACCCTCCATGAGTACTGCATGTCTGAGTACTTGACACCAGAAACCAGGTGGCGTATAGTGGCAGCTAATTTGAGGCCTGGATCCAAGGGCTCCCTGTACCAGGCGTGCTCTTTCGAGAGGCGATGGCGGATCCTCTCgaatatttcatcatacattTCAGTTGGCCTGCAGAGGAATTTCTTGAAGGTTCCAAGATCTTCTCTTCTGAGCTCAACCATGAGCTGATCGTAGATGCCAAATTGGCGCCGTCTCTCGGGATGCAGCCATGGTCTACTCCAGATGCGACATGCTCTGGCTCCTCTTCTTCCCCTAAATCGGCCTCTGATGAACTGGTGGATGTTAAGTTGTTGCTTCTTGGTGGGCCATAGCCGCCACATACTGCAGCGTCAGGCGTTGTAGATCTTCCATTTTTGACGAAGGAATAACAAATAATCTTGGTATTTAACCTCCACcttttatatatgaaattcAGGAATACACAAAACTGTTGAGATACTCAAAACTACTCAAGAAATGTAGATGCGTAATGATTCGCGTTGATTCGTATGTCGTAGTTACCCATCGTAATGATTCGTATGCAAGGGTCTGCCGTTCGTTTTCTTAACGTCAACCAATCGTCACAATTCgcttcaatttgtaatgaaattTCGGATTCAGTTAGCTACAATACGTAATTATTCGCTACATTTCGTACAAATTCGCAAACTATCGCAAAGATTCGTCATGGAATCGTCCTCGATCGcttgatatgcaaattagctGAAAACGAGCAAACTCAAACGACAGTTGACGAACGCTATGCGAAGACATTCTGAATGGTTAACGTATTGAAACGAATTTTAACGAATGATAGAcaaaactttaatttttcaacattttccaaaTATTCCGACGAACAAGACTTATCGCAACCGAAGCCGAAGCTCACAAACGCATTCATACGAACACCATCAACGATGTACAACGTACATATACTAATGGGAACGAAATTAACTCAAGTCCTATTCGCCAGTACACGCATGTTGacgtcgggggggggggggggggggggggttcgcTTATGTGTGAGGAGGCCTTTAATACACTCCACCAAATCTCAGAATTTCTTGTCAGGCTGTACGAGTTGAAAATATCCGTAAAACCAGACACATTTTTGTCAATCCTTCCATTTACGATGAACACAACCTTTCTGTGGCTATTAGATGaaattgtgtaaaaatagtAGAATGGCATTGTGTTAACACAGTCGAATGGTATTGTGTAAACACTGAATTTCATTGTGTAAACACAGCACAATGGCATTGTGTAAATACATCAGAATGGCGATGTGCAAACAGAAGTTTGGTGATGTGTAAACACAGAAGTATGGCAATATGTAAACACAGTAGTGTGGCAATGCATAAACATAGTAAACTGATATCGCGTTAACACATTGTAATAGTATTGTGTGAACATAGAATAATGACATTGTGTACACACAGTAATATGACATTGTGTACACACAGTAATATGACATTGTGTACACACAGTAATAGGACATTGTGTAAACACAGTAATATGACATTGTGTACACACAGTAATATGACATTGTGTACACACTGTAATATGACATTGTGTACACACTGTAAAATGACATCGTGTACACACTGTAATATGACATTGTGTACACACAGTAATATGACATTGTGTACACACTGTAATATGACATTGTGTACACACTGTAAAATGACATCGTGTACACACTTTAATACACACAGTAATAGGACATTGTGTAAACACAGTAATAGGACATTGTGTAAACACAGTAATATGACATTGTGTACACACAGTAATATGACATTGTGTACACACAGTAATATGACATTGTGTACACACTGTAATATGACATTGTGTACACACAATAATATGGCATTGTGTACACACAGTAATATGACATTGTGTACACACAGTAATAGGACATTGTGTAAACACAGTAATATGACATTGTGTACACACAGTAATATGACATTGTGTACACACTGTAATATGACATTGTGTACACACAGTAATATGACATTGTGTACACACTGTAATATGACATTGTGTACACACTGTAAAATGACATTGTGTACACACCGTAATATGACATTGTGTACACACCGTAATATGACATTGTGTACACACAGTAATATGGCATTGTGTACACACAGTAATATGGCATTGTGTACACACAGTAATATGGCATTGTGTACACACCGTAATATGGTATTGTGTACACACAGTAATATGACAATGCGTGAACACAGAACAAATGGCATAAGAAATTGATTCGATATGAGATATATGATCTACTGCCCCGAATGCTTGCAAACTTAACACATGTGAattgtatgcatatttatttatatttcattgataattttaatgaaatttatcacAAAAACGATAGGAGGTTGATATTAGTTTTAGAATAACATGGTCCTCAAGGATCAGTCGATGTTGGTTGAATTACTTTCCAACGAAGTTTGTGGCACCACATCCAATTTTGGCACAACAATCCGTCGACTCCTGACAGACGGGCGGAAGCGGAGGTATATGGCTGCATCTAAAACAGATGTAAAACAGATTATaagtcatgtttttaaataagaatactACTGTTAGTATTTTTGTTTAGcgtttcaattaattttaaatattaaaaattggCCTTGTTGTCACAACGCACGAGTTCACAATAGCGTAATGAACGATATCAAAAGAGTGTCcagtaataagtatatgtattaCGTTGTAAAATCGCTAAATTTGAACTGAAACTGAAATCCAAGTTGTCTTGGTGTGTCAATGATTTCGTTGATAGATTACAGTGTGCCATTTCCAGTTTGGACCGCATCAAATTGCAATTGTGACTGCCGTTTGTTGAACTAATTTACAAGTACAAAGGTTCGCCACGATCTAGAATTGTTCGGCAGAACATATACCGCCATGATTGTTGTAATTTGTACCTTGTTGTGGATATTGAAACGTTCTATTTGTATCGTTTAGTGTTGTTTCGTGTGCCGTGTGCCTGTACCGACCCAGTCGGCTAtccatatttaattttaatgcttcACGAAAGGACACTGTCAAGTGTTTACTGTCGAACTGGCTAACAGCTTGCTTTTTATCGACTCAACCATGGTCAAATAAGTTCTGTCCAAAGTTTATAACttaaaaattcaaatgatttt contains:
- the LOC128244464 gene encoding uncharacterized protein LOC128244464, yielding MMYDGSIGVSDPQPFPNDTVDMYFFLVGDDVFSLSEHMQKPYGVRALTGEKRILNYRLSRARRVSENAFGILANRFQILLSKMNHSPSTVRLIVNTCCILHNLMRMRYPSMQNAQVDHEDRSGDLVPGEWRRDRKLEDTRTVNIRGHNTASKKGKIVRNTLKHWVNSPAGSVPWQDRMVPS